The Litchfieldia alkalitelluris genome has a window encoding:
- the lysA gene encoding diaminopimelate decarboxylase: MYLHGTSRVNDRGHLEIGGIDTVDLANKYGTPLYVYDTTLIRERAKGFRDTFTKLGVKAQVAYASKAFSTVAMIQLVEEEGLSLDVVSGGELYTALQAGFPVERIHFHGNNKSYHELEMAVKHKVGCIVVDNFYELTLLDEISNKHEVKTPILLRVTPGIEAHTHDYILTGQEDSKFGFGLENGQADAAVDTVLSLSGVTLLGIHSHIGSQIFETTGFVLAVKKMFGKFKEWRDTFNYVPTVLNVGGGFGIRYTNEDDPLPVSQYVEEIIEEVKKHSAELDFPIPEIWIEPGRSMVGDAGTTLYSIGSRKEVPNIRNYVAIDGGMNDNIRPALYQAKYEAVLANRVNDQVEETVSIAGKCCESGDMLIWDIPLPKSNSADLLAVFCTGAYGYSMANNYNRIPRPPVVFVENGEDQLVVKRESYEDIVRLDVPLKANVKK, translated from the coding sequence GTGTATTTACATGGAACTAGTCGTGTTAATGATAGAGGACATTTAGAAATTGGTGGAATTGATACAGTTGATTTAGCAAATAAATACGGAACCCCTTTGTATGTATACGATACCACATTAATTCGTGAACGAGCGAAAGGGTTTCGTGATACTTTTACAAAATTAGGTGTTAAGGCACAAGTTGCATACGCAAGCAAAGCATTTTCAACTGTTGCTATGATTCAACTAGTTGAAGAGGAAGGGTTATCTCTAGATGTAGTTTCAGGTGGGGAGCTATATACTGCTTTGCAAGCAGGTTTCCCTGTTGAAAGAATCCATTTTCATGGTAACAATAAAAGCTATCATGAACTTGAGATGGCTGTGAAACATAAAGTAGGGTGTATTGTTGTTGATAATTTCTATGAGCTTACATTATTGGATGAGATTAGCAACAAACACGAGGTGAAAACACCGATTTTATTGAGAGTCACACCCGGTATTGAAGCACATACACATGACTATATTTTAACTGGACAGGAAGATTCGAAATTTGGATTTGGGTTGGAAAATGGACAAGCGGATGCAGCGGTTGATACGGTTCTGTCTTTATCTGGTGTAACTTTGTTAGGGATCCACAGTCATATTGGGTCTCAAATCTTTGAAACTACCGGATTTGTCCTTGCGGTGAAAAAAATGTTCGGGAAATTTAAAGAGTGGAGAGATACTTTCAACTATGTACCGACTGTATTAAATGTTGGCGGTGGTTTTGGAATCCGTTATACAAATGAAGATGACCCACTCCCTGTTTCTCAATATGTGGAAGAGATTATTGAAGAAGTGAAAAAACATTCAGCAGAATTAGATTTCCCTATTCCTGAGATATGGATTGAACCAGGTCGCTCTATGGTTGGTGATGCTGGTACTACTCTCTATTCAATAGGATCAAGAAAAGAAGTTCCAAACATTCGTAACTATGTAGCAATCGATGGGGGAATGAATGATAATATTCGTCCTGCATTGTATCAAGCTAAATATGAGGCAGTATTAGCAAACAGAGTGAATGATCAGGTAGAAGAAACGGTTTCAATTGCTGGTAAATGTTGCGAATCAGGAGATATGCTAATCTGGGATATACCACTACCTAAATCTAACTCGGCGGATTTACTAGCTGTTTTCTGTACAGGAGCCTATGGTTATTCAATGGCGAACAACTATAATCGTATTCCTAGACCACCTGTTGTGTTTGTTGAAAATGGAGAAGATCAATTAGTCGTAAAACGCGAGAGTTATGAAGATATTGTGAGATTAGACGTGCCATTAAAAGCTAATGTAAAAAAATAA
- a CDS encoding YdcF family protein, which translates to MTKKVKLRIVLAIIVIILILISYSGYSIWSFSEKVQLVKTDVAVVLGAAVWGDEPSPVFRERINHSIWLYENGYVDKIIFTGGKGEGDKVAESEVERNYAIENNVNSKDILIETKSKITEENLKYAQEIAVEKNLKTYTIVSDPLHMKRAILMASNTGMEAYSSPTQSSAYKTLKSKMPFLIREVFFYVGYVVSLPFR; encoded by the coding sequence GTGACTAAAAAAGTGAAGTTAAGAATAGTTTTAGCCATAATCGTTATCATCCTAATCCTTATATCCTACTCTGGTTATAGCATTTGGTCGTTTAGTGAAAAAGTTCAATTAGTCAAGACCGATGTGGCAGTCGTACTTGGTGCTGCTGTGTGGGGTGATGAACCATCTCCGGTTTTTCGTGAAAGGATTAATCATTCCATCTGGCTGTATGAGAATGGGTATGTAGATAAAATAATTTTTACTGGTGGCAAGGGCGAAGGTGATAAGGTTGCAGAGTCAGAGGTTGAAAGGAATTATGCTATTGAAAATAATGTTAACTCAAAGGATATATTGATTGAAACTAAATCGAAAATTACAGAAGAGAACCTCAAATACGCCCAAGAAATTGCAGTAGAGAAAAACTTAAAAACATATACGATTGTAAGCGACCCATTACATATGAAAAGAGCCATCTTAATGGCCAGCAACACCGGAATGGAAGCATATTCATCACCGACTCAAAGTTCTGCTTATAAGACATTGAAAAGTAAAATGCCGTTTCTCATACGCGAGGTGTTTTTCTATGTTGGTTATGTAGTTAGTTTGCCATTTAGGTAG
- a CDS encoding peptidylprolyl isomerase produces the protein MKKASIEFENGEKILIDLYEDAAPGTVANFEKLAKEGYYDGLTFHRVIPGFVAQGGCPHGTGTGGPGYTIKCETAGNPHKHVAGSLSMAHAGKDTGGSQFFIVHEPQPHLNGVHTVFGQVTEGMDSVLRIHQGDVMKEVKVWEE, from the coding sequence ATGAAAAAAGCAAGTATTGAATTTGAAAATGGTGAAAAAATTCTTATTGATTTATATGAAGATGCAGCACCAGGTACTGTTGCTAACTTCGAAAAGCTAGCTAAAGAAGGCTATTATGATGGGCTAACATTCCACCGTGTTATTCCTGGATTTGTTGCTCAAGGCGGATGCCCTCATGGAACTGGTACTGGTGGCCCTGGATACACAATTAAATGTGAAACAGCAGGAAATCCTCATAAGCATGTAGCTGGTTCACTTTCAATGGCACATGCAGGTAAAGATACTGGTGGGAGCCAATTTTTCATTGTTCATGAACCACAACCACATTTAAATGGTGTGCATACAGTTTTTGGACAAGTTACTGAAGGAATGGATTCTGTATTAAGAATTCACCAAGGTGATGTAATGAAAGAAGTAAAGGTTTGGGAAGAATAA